One stretch of Tistrella mobilis DNA includes these proteins:
- a CDS encoding lyase family protein encodes MSEHERETGLFTGSVLFGGLWSDGEVAQLLADRALIGAMLEVEAVLAEAGEAAGLVPAAAAAAIAATARGLDIDPEMLAAATARDGVPVPALVQRLRRAVTGEAAGFVHLGATSQDVLDSAMMRQAGQVLAVIDRRLAGLVARLTALADAHRATMMAGRTRGQIALPVPLGLRVAGWVAPLIRHRRRLDEMKPRLLVATLGGPVGSLSGIDPGAAARLEAAFAARLGLTLPPMPGHAQRDGLAELGSWLSLVAGALGKIGADLLIMARSEIAEVRIGGAGGSSAMPHKRNPVRAELLVAAAREVAGRLSALHGALIHAEERDGAAWTAEWQSWPAMAVVTAAALNHADGLLDDLEIDAPAMQARAGDGGDRGSADRFIDRVIAEAALRDGRPSGGELSGEGEDA; translated from the coding sequence ATGTCTGAGCATGAACGCGAAACGGGGCTGTTCACGGGCTCGGTGCTGTTCGGCGGGCTGTGGTCGGATGGCGAGGTGGCGCAGCTGCTGGCGGACCGCGCATTGATCGGCGCGATGCTGGAGGTGGAGGCGGTGCTGGCCGAGGCGGGGGAGGCGGCCGGGCTGGTGCCGGCGGCGGCGGCCGCCGCGATCGCCGCCACTGCCCGCGGGCTCGACATCGACCCGGAGATGCTGGCGGCGGCCACGGCGCGGGACGGCGTGCCGGTCCCGGCACTGGTGCAGAGGCTGAGACGGGCGGTGACCGGCGAGGCGGCCGGCTTCGTGCATCTGGGCGCCACCAGCCAGGATGTGCTGGACAGCGCCATGATGCGTCAGGCCGGGCAGGTTCTGGCGGTGATCGACCGGCGGCTGGCGGGGCTGGTGGCACGGCTGACCGCGCTTGCGGATGCGCATCGGGCGACGATGATGGCCGGGCGGACCCGGGGGCAGATTGCCCTGCCGGTGCCGCTGGGCCTGAGGGTGGCCGGCTGGGTGGCACCGCTGATCCGCCATCGCCGGCGCCTGGACGAAATGAAGCCGCGGCTGCTGGTCGCGACCCTGGGCGGGCCCGTGGGCAGCCTGTCGGGCATCGACCCCGGCGCGGCGGCGCGGCTGGAGGCGGCCTTCGCCGCCCGGCTGGGCCTGACCCTGCCGCCGATGCCGGGCCATGCCCAGCGCGACGGCCTGGCCGAACTGGGGAGCTGGCTGTCGCTGGTGGCGGGGGCGCTGGGCAAGATCGGCGCCGATCTGCTGATCATGGCGCGGAGCGAGATCGCGGAGGTACGGATCGGCGGCGCCGGCGGATCTTCGGCCATGCCGCACAAGCGCAACCCGGTGCGGGCGGAGCTGCTGGTTGCGGCAGCGCGCGAGGTTGCGGGGCGGTTAAGCGCGCTGCATGGCGCGCTGATCCATGCCGAGGAGCGCGACGGCGCCGCCTGGACGGCGGAATGGCAGAGCTGGCCGGCCATGGCGGTGGTGACCGCGGCGGCGCTGAACCATGCAGACGGGCTGCTGGACGATCTGGAGATCGATGCGCCGGCGATGCAGGCGCGCGCAGGCGATGGCGGCGATCGCGGATCGGCCGACCGTTTCATCGACCGGGTGATCGCCGAAGCGGCGCTGCGGGACGGCAGGCCTTCGGGCGGGGAGCTTTCGGGGGAGGGGGAGGATGCGTGA